The following coding sequences lie in one Arthrobacter sp. SLBN-122 genomic window:
- a CDS encoding molybdopterin oxidoreductase family protein yields the protein MTTSADTHCPYCALQCAMTLTSPADLAPAAQPGPGSAPALPSAPALEVAGRDFPTNRGGLCRKGWTSPALLNHAGRITEPLLKGADGVHRPISWDRALDLAAQAVKDARARYGADAVGVFGGGGLTNEKAYMLGKFARLALGTSRIDYNGRFCMSSAAAAGMRAFGVDRGLPFPLEALDTASTILMLGSNVAETMPPFVQHLRGARDASGLVVVDPRRSATAAFTADGGGLHLQPLPGTDLTLLLGLSHVVIHENLVDTAYVQERTSGYSAVVRSVNAFWPERVQSLTGVPADLIRQTARMLAAGAREGGSYILTGRGVEQHVDGTDTATAAINLSLLLGLPGAARSGYGTLTGQGNGQGGREHGQKADQLPGYRKITDPAARAHVAAVWGVPEETIPGPGLPAVQLLKSLGKPDGVRCLFVHASNIAVAAPDANAVIEGLRSLDFLVVCDFFMSETAAEADLILPVLQWAEEDGTLTNLEGRVLRRRRAISPPAGARSELWIMARLAARLDAPSTYSEDPETVFEELRRASAGGLADYSGIDYAMLDRGEAAYWPYPAGSSGTPRLFADGFAHPDGKALMVPVVPRRRRTSANDAAASVDPAGKAMILITGRLLEHYQSGAQTRRVTELIAAQPEARVQIHPSAADAMGIAAGSPVSVANGRGEVVCRAELSTAIRPETVFLPFHFPGAESANRLTEAATDPISGMPEFKFNTVWVRPVATPDSARTLQTTEAS from the coding sequence ATGACCACAAGCGCCGACACGCACTGCCCTTACTGCGCCCTGCAGTGCGCCATGACGCTCACGTCCCCTGCGGACCTGGCCCCGGCTGCCCAGCCGGGGCCAGGCTCCGCGCCTGCACTTCCCTCCGCGCCTGCACTGGAGGTTGCAGGCCGGGACTTCCCCACCAACCGCGGCGGCCTGTGCCGCAAAGGCTGGACCTCCCCCGCCCTCCTGAACCACGCCGGCCGGATCACCGAACCGCTCCTGAAAGGTGCCGACGGCGTACACCGGCCCATCAGCTGGGACCGTGCCCTGGACCTCGCCGCGCAGGCCGTGAAGGACGCCCGCGCACGCTACGGCGCGGACGCCGTCGGCGTTTTCGGTGGCGGTGGCCTCACCAATGAGAAGGCCTACATGCTGGGCAAGTTTGCCCGCCTGGCCCTCGGCACCTCCCGCATCGACTACAACGGCCGGTTCTGCATGTCCTCCGCCGCCGCCGCAGGAATGCGTGCTTTCGGCGTGGACCGTGGCCTGCCGTTCCCGCTCGAAGCCCTGGACACCGCCAGCACCATCCTGATGCTCGGTTCGAACGTTGCCGAGACCATGCCTCCGTTCGTGCAGCACCTGCGCGGAGCCCGCGACGCAAGCGGACTGGTGGTGGTTGACCCCCGCCGTTCGGCTACGGCAGCTTTCACGGCCGACGGCGGAGGCCTCCACCTCCAGCCCCTGCCGGGCACCGACCTCACCCTGCTGCTGGGCCTGTCCCACGTGGTCATCCACGAGAACCTGGTGGACACCGCCTATGTCCAGGAGCGCACCTCGGGCTACAGCGCCGTAGTCCGCAGCGTCAACGCCTTCTGGCCCGAACGCGTCCAGTCGTTGACCGGCGTCCCCGCGGACCTGATCCGCCAGACCGCCCGCATGCTCGCCGCGGGGGCACGGGAAGGCGGGAGCTACATCCTCACCGGGCGCGGTGTGGAACAGCATGTGGACGGCACCGACACCGCAACCGCCGCCATCAACCTCAGCCTCCTCCTGGGCCTTCCCGGCGCGGCCCGCAGCGGGTACGGAACCCTCACCGGCCAGGGCAACGGCCAGGGCGGCCGCGAGCACGGCCAGAAGGCGGACCAACTCCCGGGCTACCGCAAGATCACCGATCCCGCCGCCCGCGCGCACGTCGCCGCGGTCTGGGGCGTTCCTGAGGAGACCATCCCCGGACCGGGCCTGCCCGCCGTACAGCTGCTGAAGTCATTGGGAAAGCCCGACGGCGTCCGGTGCCTTTTCGTGCACGCCTCCAATATTGCGGTGGCAGCACCGGACGCGAACGCCGTGATCGAGGGGTTGCGGAGCCTGGACTTCCTGGTGGTCTGCGACTTCTTCATGTCCGAAACCGCCGCCGAGGCGGACCTGATCCTCCCCGTGCTGCAGTGGGCGGAAGAGGACGGGACCTTGACCAACCTGGAGGGACGGGTCCTGCGCCGCCGCCGCGCCATCTCCCCTCCCGCCGGCGCCCGCAGCGAGCTGTGGATCATGGCCCGCCTCGCCGCGCGGCTTGACGCCCCGTCCACCTACAGCGAGGATCCGGAAACAGTTTTCGAGGAACTGCGCCGTGCCTCCGCAGGGGGCCTGGCCGACTACTCGGGCATCGACTACGCCATGCTGGACCGCGGCGAGGCCGCCTACTGGCCCTACCCGGCCGGCAGCTCTGGAACGCCCCGGCTGTTCGCGGATGGCTTCGCGCACCCCGACGGGAAGGCGCTGATGGTCCCGGTGGTGCCACGCCGGCGTCGCACTTCCGCCAACGACGCCGCCGCGTCAGTGGATCCCGCCGGCAAAGCCATGATCCTCATCACCGGCCGGCTCCTGGAGCATTACCAGTCCGGCGCCCAGACCCGGCGGGTGACCGAACTCATCGCCGCCCAGCCTGAAGCCAGAGTGCAGATCCATCCCTCTGCCGCAGACGCCATGGGCATCGCCGCAGGATCCCCGGTCTCCGTGGCAAACGGGCGCGGTGAGGTGGTCTGCCGGGCGGAGCTCAGCACTGCCATCCGTCCCGAGACGGTCTTCCTGCCCTTCCACTTCCCTGGCGCGGAAAGCGCAAACCGCCTCACCGAAGCCGCCACCGATCCCATCTCCGGGATGCCCGAATTCAAATTCAACACCGTGTGGGTCCGGCCCGTGGCCACCCCCGATTCCGCCCGCACGCTGCAAACGACGGAGGCCTCATGA
- a CDS encoding MFS transporter: protein MTVDRTVDAGVQPGSTRTTDTLALEFRPGRWIANWDAENKEQWETAGRTIARRNLNWSIFAEFLGFVVWQLWSIVVVQLPAAGFTFSTSEIFWLISMPSLVGATLRIPYTFMVPRFGGRNWTIVSALLLLIPSTGLALCVSNPETPFGVMLLVAALAGFGGGNFASSMANITFFYPAREKGWALGLNAAGGNLGAAVAQLAVPIVITLLAAGTVNLPMAGWMWVPFILLAAFGAFKYMNNLTSAKGDVAGSVAALKEPHLWIMALLYIGTFGSFIGFAGVFPKLIKDYFPAFSSIGVGTVALSLAFLGPLVGSLARPYGGRMADRMGGARMTVAAFASMAVITLTMIWTLPLKNFWLFLVLFLMLFTASGFGNGATYRMIPVIFATSSRAARRGASSVATQRLASSALGLISAIGAYGGFVIPQVLNASSTASGSYTPAFYGFVGAYVLMLLVCWTCYIRNAGRNAMGHV, encoded by the coding sequence GTGACTGTTGACCGCACTGTCGATGCCGGCGTACAGCCCGGCTCTACCCGCACCACAGACACCCTTGCCCTTGAGTTCCGCCCCGGCCGCTGGATCGCCAACTGGGATGCCGAGAACAAGGAACAATGGGAAACCGCTGGCCGCACCATCGCCCGCCGCAACCTGAACTGGTCCATCTTCGCCGAATTCCTCGGCTTTGTCGTCTGGCAACTGTGGTCCATCGTGGTGGTCCAGCTTCCCGCCGCCGGCTTCACCTTCTCCACCTCGGAAATCTTCTGGCTCATCTCGATGCCAAGCCTCGTGGGCGCCACCCTTCGCATCCCGTACACCTTCATGGTGCCCCGCTTCGGCGGCCGCAACTGGACCATCGTGTCCGCCCTGCTGCTGCTGATCCCCTCCACCGGCCTGGCCCTGTGTGTCTCCAACCCGGAGACTCCGTTCGGCGTCATGCTGCTCGTGGCCGCCCTCGCCGGCTTCGGCGGCGGCAACTTCGCCAGCTCCATGGCGAACATCACCTTCTTCTACCCGGCCCGCGAAAAGGGCTGGGCGCTGGGCCTGAACGCCGCCGGCGGAAACCTGGGCGCCGCCGTCGCACAGCTTGCCGTTCCCATCGTGATCACCCTGCTGGCCGCCGGCACCGTCAACCTGCCCATGGCCGGCTGGATGTGGGTTCCCTTCATCCTTCTCGCGGCGTTCGGCGCCTTCAAATACATGAACAACCTCACCAGCGCCAAGGGTGACGTGGCCGGCTCGGTCGCGGCACTCAAGGAACCGCACCTGTGGATCATGGCGCTGCTGTACATCGGTACTTTCGGCTCCTTCATCGGCTTTGCCGGTGTATTCCCCAAGCTGATCAAGGACTACTTCCCCGCGTTCTCCTCCATCGGAGTAGGCACCGTAGCCCTGTCCCTTGCGTTCCTGGGCCCTCTGGTGGGCTCGCTGGCCCGCCCCTACGGCGGACGCATGGCGGACCGGATGGGCGGGGCCCGGATGACCGTGGCTGCCTTCGCTTCCATGGCCGTCATCACGCTCACCATGATCTGGACCCTGCCGTTGAAGAACTTCTGGCTCTTCCTGGTCCTCTTCCTGATGCTGTTCACCGCCAGCGGCTTTGGAAACGGCGCCACGTACCGGATGATTCCGGTCATCTTCGCCACCTCCAGCCGGGCCGCACGCAGGGGCGCCAGCTCGGTGGCCACCCAGCGCCTGGCGTCCTCGGCCCTCGGGCTGATCTCCGCAATCGGCGCGTACGGCGGCTTCGTCATTCCCCAGGTCCTGAACGCCTCCAGCACCGCCAGCGGCTCCTACACCCCCGCATTCTACGGATTCGTTGGCGCCTACGTGCTGATGCTGCTGGTCTGCTGGACCTGCTACATCCGCAACGCCGGCCGGAACGCGATGGGACACGTCTAA
- a CDS encoding MFS transporter, which yields MSSTDITKVPGSHQPVNSRGRVIVASLIGTTVEFYDFYVYATAAVLVFPKLFFPNVNETTQLLSSFAVFGVAFIARPLGSIVFGHFGDKFGRKGTLVASLLTMGIATFLIGCLPTAKVEGWEFWAPALLVVMRFAQGLALGGEWSGAALLATENAPANKRAIYGTFPQLGAPIGFIIANVIFLVASYTLTPEAFAAWGWRVPFLLSAIMVIIGLYVRLKLIETPAFTKVVESNEVAKLPLGRVFKTSWRQLILGTFIMLATYVLFYLMTTFTLTYGTKPTLEGAKAAAEKAGKPMTEAAAAAFVPGLGYSRNDFLWMLIAGVVFFGIFTLVSGPLAEKYGRRKMLLAVTGGIFVFGLLFVPLFSGGFVGTMGLLILGFSLMGLTFGPMGALLPELFPTNVRYTGSAISYNFSSILGAAVAPFIAVALWETAKGSPVLVGVYLTAMAVLTLVALFLTRETRDLDYENNVA from the coding sequence ATGTCATCCACCGATATCACCAAGGTGCCTGGTTCGCACCAGCCGGTGAACTCCCGAGGCCGCGTCATCGTGGCCAGCCTGATCGGCACCACAGTGGAGTTCTACGACTTCTACGTCTATGCCACGGCCGCCGTGCTCGTGTTCCCGAAGCTTTTCTTCCCGAATGTGAACGAAACCACCCAGCTGCTGAGCTCCTTCGCCGTCTTCGGCGTGGCCTTCATTGCCCGCCCCCTCGGCTCGATCGTCTTCGGGCACTTCGGGGATAAGTTCGGCCGCAAGGGAACCCTTGTTGCGTCGCTGCTGACCATGGGCATTGCCACCTTCCTCATCGGCTGCCTGCCCACCGCAAAGGTGGAAGGCTGGGAGTTCTGGGCACCGGCCCTGCTGGTGGTCATGCGCTTCGCCCAGGGCCTGGCCCTCGGCGGCGAGTGGAGCGGCGCGGCCCTGCTGGCCACCGAGAACGCACCCGCCAACAAGCGCGCCATCTACGGCACCTTCCCGCAGCTCGGAGCCCCGATCGGCTTCATCATCGCCAACGTCATCTTCCTGGTGGCCAGCTACACGCTGACCCCGGAGGCCTTCGCAGCATGGGGCTGGCGCGTGCCGTTCCTGCTCAGCGCCATCATGGTGATCATTGGCCTGTATGTGCGTCTCAAGCTCATTGAAACCCCTGCCTTCACCAAGGTGGTGGAATCCAACGAGGTAGCCAAGCTTCCGCTGGGGCGCGTCTTCAAGACGAGCTGGCGCCAGCTGATCCTGGGCACGTTCATCATGCTGGCCACCTACGTGCTGTTTTACCTGATGACCACGTTCACGCTGACCTACGGCACCAAGCCCACCTTAGAGGGTGCCAAGGCTGCCGCCGAGAAGGCCGGAAAGCCCATGACGGAAGCCGCAGCTGCCGCGTTCGTTCCCGGCCTTGGCTACAGCCGCAACGACTTCCTCTGGATGCTGATTGCCGGCGTCGTCTTCTTCGGCATCTTCACCCTTGTGTCCGGACCCCTGGCCGAGAAGTACGGTCGGCGTAAGATGCTCCTGGCCGTCACTGGGGGCATCTTCGTGTTCGGCCTGCTGTTCGTGCCGCTGTTCAGCGGCGGCTTCGTGGGCACCATGGGCCTGCTGATCCTTGGCTTCTCCCTGATGGGCCTGACCTTCGGGCCGATGGGAGCGCTGCTGCCGGAGCTGTTCCCCACGAACGTCCGGTACACCGGCTCGGCCATCAGCTACAACTTCTCCAGCATCCTGGGTGCGGCCGTGGCTCCGTTCATCGCCGTGGCCCTCTGGGAAACGGCCAAAGGCAGCCCCGTCCTGGTGGGCGTCTACCTGACGGCCATGGCGGTGCTCACCCTGGTAGCGCTGTTCCTCACCCGCGAAACGCGCGACCTGGACTACGAGAACAACGTGGCCTGA
- a CDS encoding glutamine amidotransferase, translated as MLPFLLLASRAEDAAAEDEYAAYLRYGGLEERELRRVRLEAAPLPALDLSEFSGVIVGGSPFTSSDPPEQKSLVQQRVERELSGLLDQLMASDFPFLGACYGVGTLGRHQGAVIDRTYGEPLGAVEIELTDAGLQDPLLQGMPRTFTAFTGHKEAVSSLPPHAVLLASSVTCPVHMFRIKTNLYATQFHPELDADGLVTRIDIYRHAGYFPPESAEELMDNARRFTVTEPMTVLKNFVAHYAR; from the coding sequence ATGCTGCCTTTCCTGCTCCTCGCCTCCCGCGCGGAAGACGCCGCCGCGGAGGACGAATACGCCGCCTACCTGAGGTACGGCGGCCTGGAGGAACGGGAGCTGCGCCGGGTCCGGCTTGAGGCCGCTCCCCTGCCAGCACTGGATCTTTCGGAGTTCTCCGGCGTCATCGTGGGCGGCAGCCCGTTCACCTCCAGCGACCCGCCGGAGCAGAAGAGCCTGGTCCAGCAGCGCGTGGAGCGGGAGTTGTCAGGCCTCCTGGACCAGCTGATGGCCAGTGACTTCCCGTTCCTGGGCGCCTGCTACGGGGTAGGCACGCTGGGTAGGCACCAGGGCGCCGTCATCGACCGGACCTACGGCGAGCCGCTGGGCGCCGTGGAGATCGAACTGACCGACGCCGGGCTCCAGGATCCCCTGCTGCAGGGCATGCCGCGGACCTTCACGGCCTTTACCGGACACAAGGAGGCCGTCAGTTCGCTGCCACCGCATGCGGTGCTGCTTGCGAGCTCAGTCACCTGCCCGGTCCACATGTTCCGCATCAAGACCAATCTCTACGCCACCCAGTTCCACCCGGAGCTGGACGCCGACGGCCTGGTGACGCGGATCGACATCTACCGGCACGCCGGATACTTCCCTCCGGAATCCGCGGAGGAACTGATGGACAACGCCCGAAGGTTCACCGTCACCGAACCCATGACCGTGCTGAAGAACTTTGTGGCCCACTACGCCCGCTGA
- a CDS encoding YybH family protein, with protein sequence MLAPSFQEEVDRYHQAVPEITQGDPGPIKELYSRLDDVTLANPFGGIARGWAQVEARLDQAARQFRDGEMLGFDTVTSYTARDTAYLVETEHFRARLDGAAATEEFALRVTSIFRREEGYWKLVHRHADPAARPQSRRSLTQPAG encoded by the coding sequence ATGCTCGCACCAAGCTTCCAGGAAGAAGTGGACCGCTACCACCAGGCGGTTCCCGAAATCACCCAGGGCGACCCTGGCCCCATCAAGGAGCTCTACTCGCGCCTTGACGACGTCACCCTGGCCAATCCGTTCGGCGGCATAGCCCGCGGCTGGGCCCAGGTGGAGGCCCGGCTGGACCAGGCTGCCCGGCAGTTCCGCGACGGCGAGATGCTGGGCTTCGATACCGTCACCTCCTATACCGCCCGCGACACCGCCTACCTGGTGGAAACCGAGCACTTCCGGGCACGGCTGGACGGGGCAGCCGCCACCGAGGAGTTCGCGCTTCGCGTGACCAGTATCTTCCGCCGCGAGGAAGGGTATTGGAAGCTTGTGCACCGCCACGCCGACCCCGCAGCGCGGCCGCAGTCCCGCCGGTCGCTGACCCAGCCCGCCGGCTGA
- a CDS encoding acetyl/propionyl/methylcrotonyl-CoA carboxylase subunit alpha: MSANLEQSAGTTQPSLTKVLIANRGEIAVRIIRAARDEGIASVAVYADPDRDALHVKLADEAYALGGSTAAESYLVMDKLIEVALRSGADAIHPGYGFLAENAQFAARVIEAGITWIGPSPEAISALGDKVQARHIAEKVGAPQVPGTADPVSSAEEILEFVDKFGLPVAIKAAFGGGGRGIKVARTREEIPELFESAVREATAAFGRGECFIERFLDAPRHVETQCLADAHGNVVVVSTRDCSLQRRNQKLVEEAPAPFLTDEQNQRLYESSKAILKEAGYLGAGTCEFLVGQDGTISFLEVNTRLQVEHCVSEEVTGIDLVREQFRLARGEELGYGDPEVRGHSIEFRITGEDPGRNFMPAPGTITGLKNPTGPGVRIDSGVEQGDVISGNFDSMLSKLVVTGANRTQALQRSRRALEEMVVEGIPTVIPFDLAVVSNTDFAPAEGPFKVHTRWIETSFVNDIPAWTPDAATDVDGTAEERQRVVVEVGGKRLEVVLPASLGTPGTAAAAAGKPGKSKKRSRSAGPAAATGNALTSPMQGTIVKVAVTHGDVVSEGDLVVVLEAMKMEQPLTAHRSGTITGLTATAGETVSAGAIIATIED; this comes from the coding sequence TTGTCAGCAAATTTGGAGCAGTCCGCAGGTACCACGCAGCCCAGCCTCACAAAGGTGCTGATTGCCAACCGGGGTGAGATTGCCGTGCGCATCATCCGGGCGGCGCGCGACGAAGGCATCGCCTCCGTGGCCGTCTACGCAGACCCGGACCGCGACGCACTGCACGTGAAGCTCGCCGACGAAGCCTACGCCCTGGGCGGCAGCACCGCCGCAGAGTCCTACCTGGTGATGGACAAGCTGATCGAGGTGGCCCTGCGCTCCGGCGCCGACGCTATCCACCCCGGCTACGGCTTCCTGGCCGAAAATGCCCAGTTTGCCGCGCGCGTCATCGAAGCGGGCATCACCTGGATCGGCCCCTCCCCTGAGGCGATCTCTGCGCTGGGCGACAAGGTCCAGGCACGGCACATCGCCGAAAAGGTGGGCGCACCACAGGTCCCCGGGACCGCGGACCCGGTCAGTTCCGCAGAGGAAATCCTGGAGTTCGTCGACAAGTTCGGCCTGCCCGTGGCCATCAAGGCGGCCTTCGGCGGCGGCGGACGCGGCATCAAGGTGGCACGCACCCGCGAAGAGATCCCCGAACTGTTCGAATCCGCCGTCCGGGAAGCCACGGCCGCCTTCGGCCGCGGCGAGTGCTTCATCGAACGCTTCCTGGACGCCCCGCGGCACGTCGAGACACAGTGCCTCGCCGACGCACACGGCAATGTTGTCGTGGTCTCCACCCGCGACTGCTCGCTGCAGCGGCGCAACCAGAAACTGGTCGAAGAGGCCCCGGCACCATTCCTCACCGACGAACAGAACCAGCGGCTCTACGAATCCTCCAAGGCCATCCTGAAGGAGGCCGGCTACCTGGGTGCCGGCACCTGCGAGTTCCTCGTCGGCCAGGACGGCACCATCTCCTTCCTTGAGGTCAACACCCGCCTGCAGGTGGAGCACTGCGTCTCCGAGGAAGTCACCGGCATCGACCTGGTCCGCGAACAGTTCCGGCTGGCCCGCGGCGAGGAACTGGGCTACGGCGATCCCGAGGTCCGCGGCCACTCGATCGAGTTCCGCATCACCGGCGAGGACCCGGGCCGGAACTTCATGCCCGCCCCGGGCACCATCACAGGCCTGAAGAACCCCACCGGCCCCGGCGTCCGGATCGACTCCGGCGTGGAGCAGGGCGACGTCATCAGCGGGAACTTCGACTCCATGCTCTCCAAGCTGGTGGTTACCGGCGCCAACCGCACCCAGGCCCTGCAGCGCTCCCGCCGCGCCCTGGAGGAAATGGTGGTGGAGGGCATCCCCACCGTCATCCCGTTCGACCTCGCCGTCGTCTCCAACACCGATTTCGCCCCCGCCGAGGGACCGTTCAAGGTCCACACGCGCTGGATCGAGACATCCTTCGTGAACGACATCCCCGCCTGGACCCCGGACGCCGCAACCGACGTCGACGGCACTGCCGAGGAGCGCCAGCGCGTGGTGGTGGAAGTGGGCGGCAAGCGCCTTGAGGTGGTCCTCCCCGCCTCCCTGGGCACGCCGGGCACCGCGGCAGCCGCCGCCGGCAAGCCGGGCAAGTCCAAGAAGCGGTCCCGTTCCGCCGGCCCCGCAGCCGCGACGGGCAACGCCCTCACCTCCCCCATGCAGGGCACCATCGTGAAGGTGGCCGTAACGCACGGGGACGTGGTGTCCGAAGGCGACCTGGTGGTGGTCCTCGAGGCCATGAAGATGGAGCAGCCCCTCACCGCCCACCGGTCAGGCACCATTACTGGCCTCACGGCAACGGCTGGCGAAACGGTGTCCGCGGGCGCCATCATCGCCACCATCGAAGACTAG
- a CDS encoding Maf family protein — protein MLHLILASQSPARTKLLAEAGIRHTVLVSDVDEAAVQAHYGVTDPHDTALLLARAKAEAVAALPEADGALVLGCDSVFEFDGEAHGKPYTADVARERMLRMSGSAGVLHTGHWLVDCRDTDDDGSGGRGSGATVGAVASAEVSFLEMDPAEIDAYIATGEPLHCAGSFTIDGLGGAFIRKVDGDPHAVVGLSVSTLRGLLASANVRITDLWPPR, from the coding sequence GTGCTCCATCTGATCCTCGCCTCCCAGTCCCCCGCCCGCACCAAGCTCCTGGCCGAGGCCGGCATCCGGCACACCGTGCTGGTCTCCGACGTCGACGAGGCCGCCGTGCAGGCGCACTACGGCGTCACGGACCCGCACGACACCGCGCTGCTGCTGGCCCGCGCCAAGGCCGAGGCCGTGGCGGCGCTGCCGGAAGCGGACGGCGCCCTGGTGCTGGGATGCGACTCGGTCTTCGAGTTCGACGGCGAGGCGCACGGCAAGCCTTACACCGCCGACGTGGCCCGCGAGCGGATGCTCCGGATGAGCGGCAGCGCCGGGGTGCTGCACACGGGGCACTGGCTGGTGGACTGCAGGGACACGGACGACGACGGCAGCGGGGGCCGCGGCTCGGGCGCCACGGTGGGGGCGGTTGCCTCAGCCGAGGTTTCCTTCCTGGAGATGGACCCGGCAGAGATCGACGCCTACATCGCCACCGGCGAACCGCTCCACTGTGCCGGCTCCTTCACCATCGACGGCCTGGGCGGGGCCTTCATCCGGAAGGTCGACGGCGACCCGCACGCCGTCGTCGGACTCTCAGTCTCCACCCTGCGCGGCCTGCTCGCGTCCGCCAACGTCCGCATCACGGACCTCTGGCCGCCGCGGTAA